Below is a genomic region from Neisseria arctica.
TTGGCACATTGTCCGGGTTTGGCACAAGTACCACGGGCAGGTATCGTACATCGGTTGGATAAAGAAACCAGCGGTTTGATGGTTGTAGCAAAAACTTTGCCGGCGCAAAATCATTTGGTTCAGCAGTTGCAAGCGCGTACGGTGAAGCGGATTTACCGTGCGGTTGCGAATGGCGTCGTGCCTTTCGATGGCAAAATCGATACTTTGATTGGGCGTGATCCGCATAACCGTTTAAAAATGGCGGTAGTGAAGTTTGGCGGCAAGCCTGCGGTAACGCATGTGAAGGTATTGGAACGTTATCGGGCGCACAGTTATATAGAGTGTGCATTGGAAACGGGGAGGACGCATCAAATCCGCGTACACATGCGGGAAGCCAATCATCCTTTGGCCGGAGATCCCGTATACGGTAATCCGCGCCATATATGTTCCGATCCGGTTAAAGAGGCAGTTAAAGGACTGGCACGGCAGGCACTGCATGCTTATCGTTTGAGCTTTGTTCATCCGCTCCGCGGGGAAACGGTTTCTTTTGAAGCTCCTATTCCGGAGGATATGTATCATTTGCTATCAGTCTTGC
It encodes:
- the rluD gene encoding 23S rRNA pseudouridine(1911/1915/1917) synthase RluD, with protein sequence MQNTSFDNEADYNDDLEFSAAPDAESCINLTIPVDFAGMRLDAALAKLLPDYSRSRLTGWIKEGAVLLDNKPTQPKDKLIGGEQIAVTVKVSDEALAFTAEEMDLDIVYEDDTVIVINKPAGLVVHPAAGNWSGTLLNGLLAHCPGLAQVPRAGIVHRLDKETSGLMVVAKTLPAQNHLVQQLQARTVKRIYRAVANGVVPFDGKIDTLIGRDPHNRLKMAVVKFGGKPAVTHVKVLERYRAHSYIECALETGRTHQIRVHMREANHPLAGDPVYGNPRHICSDPVKEAVKGLARQALHAYRLSFVHPLRGETVSFEAPIPEDMYHLLSVLRLEAGLDSSLSDAVEWKDKLGGDDDDDWNDDDYDVEVMYVRD